TAATCTACTTCCTGCACCTAGTTCTAAAACCACTTTGTTCCTAATGAGGACGCTATTCTGGAGACACAAGTCGGAGATCCATTTGCTTATCATGAGGTATCACTCCCAAATGCTAAACTCGGTGATGACATTATGCGAAAGAACCTCTTATCCTGATGTTTTGCTATCCTCAAATGAATTCCCAAAATACTTTAGCTCAATTCCTCTTATTCGTATAATATCCTCTTCTTcgctttccccgtttttacttttgccttttcgttGATGAGCAGCTGATGGGTGCACtcctgaattttttttgcgtcctcTAGGTTTGTCCTGAACGCTGTGTCGTTGTGGTTATTAGGTGACCTGTCCCCACGGTTGGATACGCCGCTGTTCATGCCGCCTCTCATTCCACTCACCGTGCGCCCATCCTGCTCGTCCAGCACACTCGACATGGGGTGGCTCAGAACGaggtgcaaaatattttcctcctGGGCGTTGAAGGCCTCCGACAGAATGCTTTTGTAGAATTCGTTTTTCCTCAGTAGGTCGATTTTGTTGGCCTCCTTGTACAGTCGAGTTTGCTTCCCTCACGTTTCTCTCTGGCCGTTTAAAGTAGCACCTCCGACACCCTGCCTACTGTCGCCA
This sequence is a window from Plasmodium cynomolgi strain B DNA, scaffold: 1357, whole genome shotgun sequence. Protein-coding genes within it:
- a CDS encoding hypothetical protein (putative), translated to MNFFGNIFSDDHDGSLGNGDSRQGVGGKQTRLYKEANKIDLLRKNEFYKSILSEAFNAQEENILHLVLSHPMSSVLDEQDGRTVSGMRGGMNSGVSNRGDRSPNNHNDTAFRTNLEDAKKIQECTHQLLINEKAKVKTGKAKKRILYE